The following are encoded together in the Salvia hispanica cultivar TCC Black 2014 chromosome 6, UniMelb_Shisp_WGS_1.0, whole genome shotgun sequence genome:
- the LOC125196228 gene encoding dolichyl-diphosphooligosaccharide--protein glycosyltransferase subunit STT3B yields MVAAKMEKSAADLPASPGLSSVLKSLKLKTKQQELLIRVSVLFLVYLLAFITRLFSILRYESMIHEFDPYFNYRVTQFLTQNGFYEFWNWFDYESWYPLGRIVGGTLYPGLMVTAAFIYWTLRFLRFAVHIREVCVLTAPFFAANTTIVAYFFGKELWDSGAGLVAAVLIAICPGYISRSVAGSYDNEGVAIFALLLTFYLFVKAVNTGSLAWALASAFGYFYMVSAWGGYVFIINLIPLYVLVLLITGRYSMRLYVAYNCMYVLGMLLAMQIRFVGFQHVQSGEHMAAMGVFFLIQVFNFLDWVKYLLDDPKKFHTFLRFTVTSAVGLGAVALGVGTASGYISPWTGRFYSLLDPTYAKDHIPIIASVSEHQPTAWSSFMFDFHILLFLFPAGLYFCFKRLSDATIFIVMYGLTSMYFAGVMVRLILVATPAVCLISAIAVSATVKNLTQLARSKSKPAPAGSSKGASNTKASSKGSLDQSMPFGRNGAIALLLGALYLLSRYVIHCTWVTSEAYSSPSIVLAARGAHGQRVIFDDYREAYFWLRQNTPPDAKVMSWWDYGYQITAMGNRTVIVDNNTWNNTHIATVGRAMSSYEDEAYEIIKSLDVDYVLVVFGGVTGYSSDDINKFLWMVRIGGGVFPVIKEPDYLVNGEYRVDKGGAPKMLNCLMYKLCYYRFGELTTEYGKPPGYDRARGVEIGNKDIKLEHLEEAFTTSNWIVRIYKVKPPNNRW; encoded by the exons ATGGTCGCAGCGAAAATGGAGAAATCCGCTGCGGATCTGCCGGCGTCTCCGGGATTGAGCTCGGTGCTCAAATCTCTGAAGCTGAAGACGAAGCAGCAGGAGCTCCTGATCCGCGTCTCAGTCCTCTTCCTGGTTTACCTCTTGGCGTTCATCACTCGTCTATTTAGCATCTTGCGCTACGAGAGCATGATCCACGAGTTTGACCCCTATTTCAATTACCGAGTCACTCAGTTCTTGACTCAGAACGGCTTCTATGAGTTCTGGAACTGGTTCGATTACGAGAGCTGGTATCCGCTTGGGAGGATTGTTGGCGGGACTCTCTATCCCGGTCTCATGGTCACTGCTGCCTTCATTTACTGGACTCTTCGGTTTCTCCG GTTTGCTGTTCACATTCGTGAAGTTTGTGTGCTCACTGCACCATTTTTTGCTGCCAACACCACTATTGTAGCTTACTTCTTTGGGAAAGAATTATGGGATTCTGGAGCTGGACTTGTAGCAGCTGTATTAATTGCCATATGCCCTGGTTACATCTCGAGGTCGGTGGCTGGATCGTATGATAACGAGGGTGTTGCTATATTTGCCTTGCTACTTACATTCTATCTGTTTGTTAAGGCAGTGAATACAGGCTCACTTGCTTGGGCCCTGGCCTCAGCTTTTGGGTACTTCTACATGGTTTCGGCGTGGGGTGGTTATGTGTTCATTATTAATCTGATCCCACTATATGTGTTGGTTTTATTGATTACTGGAAGATACTCAATGAGATTATACGTAGCTTATAATTGCATGTATGTGCTGGGAATGTTACTAGCTATGCAGATCCGTTTTGTGGGCTTTCAACATGTTCAGTCTGGAGAACACATGGCAGCAATGGGGGTGTTTTTCTTGATTCAG gtttttaatttcttggaTTGGGTCAAATACCTGCTAGATGACCCAAAGAAATTCCACACATTCCTGAGGTTCACAGTGACTAGTGCAGTAGGTTTGGGTGCAGTAGCTCTGGGAGTTGGCACTGCTTCTGGGTATATATCTCCATGGACTGGTCGATTTTATTCTCTCCTGGATCCCACCTATGCAAAGGATCACATTCCAATAATTGCGTCTGTCTCTGAGCATCAGCCAACAGCTTGGTCCTCGTTCATGTTTGATTTTCATATATTGTTGTTCCTCTTCCCAGCTGGTCTGTATTTCTGCTTCAAACGTTTGTCGGATGCCACGATATTCATAGTGATGTATGGTCTCACTAGTATGTACTTTGCTGGAGTCATGGTGCGGTTGATCCTTGTGGCAACACCTGCAGTATGCCTTATTAGTGCTATTGCGGTCTCAGCTACTGTAAAAAATCTAACTCAGCTGGCGAGGTCAAAGAGCAAGCCTGCTCCTGCAGGCTCTAGTAAGGGAGCAAGTAACACCAAAGCTTCATCTAAG GGTTCCCTAGACCAATCTATGCCTTTTGGAAGAAATGGTGCTATTGCCTTGCTTCTTGGAGCATTGTACTTGCTAAGCAGATATGTTATCCATTGTACGTGGGTTACATCAGAGGCATACTCTTCCCCATCAATTGTCTTGGCCGCCAGAGGTGCCCATGGCCAAAGGGTGATATTTGATGACTACCGTGAAGCATACTTTTGGCTACGACAGAATACACCTCCAGATGCCAAGGTGATGTCTTGGTGGGATTATGGTTACCAGATTACAGCCATGGGGAACAGAACTGTGATTGTTGATAACAACACTTGGAATAACACACACATTGCTACCGTTGGACGTGCTATGTCATCTTATGAAGATGAAGCATACGAGATTATAAAATCACTTGACGTTGATTATGTTTTAGTTGTTTTCGGGGGTGTAACTGGCTATTCTTCAGATGATATTAACAA ATTTTTGTGGATGGTGAGAATTGGTGGTGGAGTATTTCCTGTAATTAAGGAGCCTGATTACCTTGTTAATGGAGAGTATCGTGTTGACAAAGGTGGAGCTCCAAAGATGTTGAATTGTCTAAT GTACAAGCTTTGCTACTATCGATTTGGTGAGCTGACAACAGAATATGGGAAGCCTCCTGG GTATGACAGGGCTCGGGGTGTTGAAATCGGAAACAAAGACATAAAGCTGGAACACTTGGAAGAGGCATTTACAACGTCGAACTGGATAGTTAGGATATACAAGGTCAAACCGCCAAACAATAGATGGTGA
- the LOC125196229 gene encoding E3 ubiquitin-protein ligase RING1-like codes for MSTAENLGGAASHQYYCYQCERHVTITPPSSPTDELACPICHGSFLEESDTAPPSNPTPESDPFLNAAFPNFGGLPLIFSSSSAAPASFTVSSAGGGLDDLSSLFGSRSPNDFNPFAFLNNYVNNLQARGANIQLVFESPGGAGIGGGGANLGDYFIGPGLEQLIQQLAENDPNRYGTPPASKNAVEGLPDIHITAEMLESDSSQCAVCKDTFELNEEAKQMPCKHIYHKDCILPWLELHNSCPVCRYELPTDDQDYENRKKDNSNGNNSGSSLGFGAAGGAQDDSNNSQQTPRTLERRFRISLPSLFRGFTTSAETSGSGGNEGGNNSNNNNTTGSSNRGSGAGADQAREEDLD; via the coding sequence ATGTCTACGGCGGAAAATTTGGGCGGCGCAGCCTCTCACCAGTACTACTGCTACCAATGCGAGCGCCACGTCACCATCACTCCTCCATCCTCCCCCACCGACGAACTCGCTTGCCCCATTTGTCACGGCAGTTTCCTTGAAGAATCCGACACCGCTCCTCCCTCAAACCCTACCCCCGAATCCGATCCCTTCCTCAACGCCGCCTTCCCCAATTTCGGCGGCCTCCCCCTCATCTTCTCCTCTTCCTCCGCCGCTCCCGCCTCCTTCACTGTCTCCTCTGCTGGCGGCGGCCTTGATgatctctcctctctctttgGCTCGCGATCCCCCAACGATTTCAATCCCTTCGCTTTCCTCAATAATTACGTCAATAACCTGCAGGCGAGGGGGGCGAATATTCAGCTTGTTTTCGAGTCCCCTGGAGGCGCTGGGattggcggcggcggcgccaATTTAGGCGATTACTTTATCGGCCCTGGTTTGGAGCAATTGATTCAGCAGCTTGCAGAGAATGATCCCAATCGTTACGGGACGCCGCCTGCTTCGAAGAATGCGGTTGAGGGTTTACCCGATATTCATATCACTGCGGAGATGTTAGAGTCAGATTCATCTCAATGTGCGGTGTGCAAAGATACCTTTGAGTTGAATGAGGAGGCGAAGCAGATGCCTTGCAAGCATATTTACCATAAAGACTGTATTCTGCCTTGGCTTGAGTTGCATAATTCTTGCCCGGTTTGTCGCTACGAGTTGCCCACTGATGATCAAGATTATGAGAATCGGAAGAAGGATAACAGTAATGGGAACAACAGCGGTAGTAGTTTGGGATTTGGGGCAGCTGGTGGAGCTCAAGATGATAGTAATAACAGTCAACAGACTCCAAGGACTTTGGAAAGGAGGTTTAGGATATCCTTGCCATCGCTTTTCAGAGGTTTTACCACATCAGCTGAGACGAGCGGTAGTGGGGGTAATGAAGGAGGAAATAACAGcaacaataacaatactacTGGATCATCTAATAGGGGCTCAGGAGCAGGAGCGGATCAGGCTAGAGAGGAGGACCTCGACTGA
- the LOC125196327 gene encoding sufE-like protein 1, chloroplastic/mitochondrial — protein sequence MASRVAISRASRIKTKLETALQAAVLEVEDVSHQHAGHAAVRHMEGGAQETHFNVRIVSAKFQDQNLVKRHRMVYDLLSDELQSGLHALSITAKTPKEAGIDS from the coding sequence ATGGCGTCGCGAGTGGCGATTTCAAGGGCGAGTCGGATCAAGACGAAGCTCGAAACGGCGCTGCAAGCCGCCGTTCTGGAGGTGGAGGACGTCTCCCACCAGCACGCCGGCCACGCCGCCGTCAGACATATGGAAGGCGGCGCGCAAGAGACGCATTTTAATGTGCGAATCGTCTCCGCCAAATTCCAGGACCAAAACCTAGTCAAACGACACCGTATGGTCTACGACCTCCTCTCCGACGAGCTCCAATCTGGTTTGCACGCGCTTTCCATCACCGCCAAAACCCCTAAAGAAGCTGGCATAGATTCTTAA
- the LOC125195144 gene encoding uncharacterized protein LOC125195144: protein MVKEALVPFLYEIFLPNLVAFWNSFRYFLSSPLYICIIINSVVLLIAATSSTSHNNDHDHDHDPPPRWVEVPHPEVEEEAEATTLTLLSTRSSESTSSEIDDCIGTAQASSDIIDEMKSEAEEGESECTMESTWKTIVEGQSKKLSKSESVPPRRKVEEQKVMRKLETFNDRASIRRLGGLRRDPSVDVEAFNKQVEAFINKFNQDMRLQRQESDQRFLDMIKRGL from the coding sequence ATGGTGAAAGAGGCATTGGTCCCCTTTTTGTATGAGATTTTTTTACCCAATCTCGTAGCTTTTTGGAATTCATTTAGGTatttcttgtcttctcctcTATATATTTGTATCATCATCAATTCCGTGGTCCTGCTCATAGCAGCCACCTCCTCTACTTCCCACAACAACGACCACGACCACGACCATGACCCTCCACCGCGCTGGGTGGAGGTGCCACATCCAGAAGTcgaagaagaagcagaagcAACAACGTTAACATTATTGTCAACAAGGAGTAGTGAATCCACCTCTAGTGAAATTGATGATTGCATTGGCACAGCACAAGCTAGTAGTGATATAATTGATGAGATGAAGAGTGAGGCGGAGGAGGGAGAAAGCGAGTGCACGATGGAGTCGACATGGAAGACGATAGTCGAGGGGCAGTCGAAAAAGCTGAGCAAGAGTGAGTCTGTGCCACCGAGAAGGAAGGTGGAGGAGCAGAAGGTGATGAGGAAACTGGAGACGTTCAACGACAGGGCGTCGATAAGGCGACTAGGCGGCCTAAGGAGAGATCCGTCGGTGGATGTGGAGGCTTTCAACAAACAAGTTGAAGCGTTTATCAACAAGTTCAACCAGGATATGAGATTGCAGAGGCAAGAGTCTGATCAGAGGTTTTTAGATATGATCAAGCGAGGactctaa
- the LOC125196009 gene encoding dehydrogenase/reductase SDR family member FEY-like, whose translation MATLSSLSEKGDDNGKPPQQAVAQKAKKEGLGWIEWLMGWFYLAYEMLFQRIIASNVPNPMLLPPINDLTFIVTGSTSGIGKEIARQLAEAGGHVVMAVRNTKAANDLIKKWQENWSGKGLPLNIEVMELDLLSLESVARFAEAWNARSGRLHALINNAGIFSIGEPQKFSRDGYEEHMQVNHLAPALLSVLLLPSLIRSSPSRIVNVNSVMHNLGFVDPEDMNVTSGKRKFTSMVGYSSSKLAQIMFSSVLNKKLPTEAGINIACVSPGIVHTNVARDLPKIVQAGYQLIPYFIFSPEEGSRSTLFAATDPQLADYTESLKSEDWPVCAFINHDCRPANPSEEAHNVETASRVWEKTLELIGLPSDAVERLIEGEEVKCRYWASE comes from the exons ATGGCGACGCTTTCATCTTTATCGGAGAAGGGAGATGATAACGGAAAACCACCGCAGCAGGCAGTGGCACAGAAGGCGAAGAAGGAAGGATTAGGGTGGATTGAGTGGCTGATGGGCTGGTTCTACCTCGCCTACGAGATGCTGTTTCAGAGAATCATCGCCAGCAACGTTCCGAATCCAATGCTCCTGCCGCCGATTAATGATCTCACTTTCATCGTCACCGGCTCCACCTCCGGCATCGGCAAGGAAATCGCAAG GCAATTGGCAGAAGCAGGGGGGCATGTTGTGATGGCAGTAAGAAATACAAAGGCTGCTAATGATCTGATAAAGAAGTGGCAGGAGAATTGGTCCGGGAAGGGTCTTCCTCTTAATATCGAG GTTATGGAACTCGATCTTCTCTCTCTGGAGTCTGTCGCGAGATTTGCTGAAGCTTGGAATGCACGTTCGGGACGTTTACATGCTCTCATCAATAATGCTGGGATATTTTCAATTGGAG AACCCCAAAAATTTTCAAGGGATGGCTATGaagaacatatgcaagtgaacCATCTAGCCCCAGCACTGCTATCAGTATTGCTTTTGCCCTCACTTATTAGAAGCTCGCCCAGCCGCATTGTCAATGTGAATTCTGTT ATGCATAACTTAGGATTTGTTGATCCAGAAGACATGAATGTTACATCTGGTAAACGAAAATTTACAAGTATGGTTGGGTATTCGAGCAGTAAGCTAGCACAG ATCATGTTCAGCAGTGTCCTTAACAAGAAACTGCCAACTGAAGCAGGCATAAATATAGCATGTGTTTCACCAGGAATAGTCCACACAAATGTT GCTAGGGATCTCCCGAAGATTGTTCAAGCTGGTTACCAAttaattccatattttatCTTCAGCCCTGAAGAAG GATCTAGAAGCACTCTTTTCGCAGCCACTGATCCCCAACTTGCGGACTACACGGAATCACTGAAATCAGAGGATTGGCCTGTCTGTGCTTTCATCAATCACGACTGCCGACCTGCAAACCCTTCGGAGGAAGCACACAACGTTGAAACTGCATCTAGAGTGTGGGAGAAGACACTGGAACTAATTGGCCTACCATCAGATGCAGTAGAGAGGCTTATTGAAGGGGAAGAAGTTAAATGCAGATACTGGGCTTCTGAGTAG
- the LOC125196912 gene encoding kinase-interacting family protein-like, producing MVAKADKTGAGDPSPIHQSSRRKGFNKPSWLLCAIADMDERMKMLTRKTNKGKSPDSFSERANSYYHERPQLLALLDDLYNGYLSLADRYCQVLAKNQQQQKQKLHSRSPSPNLRAKFEDAAQTDERDTGEVIDSDAESSLSFQPPTLPPVETKEVDADMIVADLIMKTVEYDIVQNELTVVEKRWSESSRKMDLQKNLLDVLESERLILLNDNTTLGYRVSALAEENKGLASESMFLKRKAAELARCVLKTREDHRVCMLSRKIEDLQGQIHGLEKRNKEYYEQLVKQEEKSISKGLKSKGGEEVNLEECFQVGGGGVGAIRLSKCFSFNVKKTGDQHAKGDLKAVGDLDGRKASKLWDKVKKFDLFQCGSHFDAATTT from the exons ATGGTGGCCAAGGCTGACAAAACTGGCGCCGGAGACCCCTCCCCCATTCACCAATCATCTCGGAGAAAAGGCTTCAACAAACCATCTTGGCTTCTTTGTGCCATTGCTG ATATGGACGAGAGGATGAAGATGCTGACAAGGAAAACTAATAAAGGAAAGAGTCCTGATAGTTTTTCTGAAAGGGCTAATTCTTACTACCACGAGCGCCCTCAGCTTCTGGCGCTGCTTGATGACTTGTACAACGGCTACCTCTCGTTGGCAGACCGTTACTGCCAGGTACTTGCCAAGAACCAGCAGCAGCAGAAGCAGAAGCTCCACAGTCGATCCCCTTCCCCTAATCTGCGTGCCAAATTTGAAGATGCGGCTCAGACGGATGAAAGGGACACTGGAGAAGTCATTGATTCTGATGCTGAGAGCTCACTGTCTTTCCAGCCTCCAACTCTGCCACCTGTTGAAACAAAAGAGGTTGATGCTGATATGATTGTTGCTGACTTGATCATGAAGACGGTGGAGTATGACATTGTTCAGAATGAGCTGACTGTGGTGGAGAAGAGGTGGAGTGAGTCGTCAAGGAAGATGGATCTGCAGAAGAACTTGTTGGATGTGCTGGAGTCAGAGAGGTTGATTTTGCTGAATGACAACACGACACTGGGTTACAGAGTGTCTGCATTGGCAGAAGAGAACAAAGGGCTGGCCTCTGAATCTATGTTCTTGAAGAGGAAGGCGGCCGAGCTAGCTAGGTGTGTCTTGAAGACAAGGGAGGATCACAGGGTTTGCATGCTGAGTCGGAAGATTGAGGATCTTCAGGGGCAGATTCACGGGTTGGAGAAGAGGAATaaggaatattacgagcaactTGTGAAACAAGAAGAGAAGAGCATCTCTAAAGGGTTGAAGAGTAAAGGTGGAGAAGAGGTCAACTTGGAAGAGTGCTTCCAAGTAGGAGGTGGTGGTGTTGGAGCTATCAGACTGAGTAAATGCTTTAGCTTCAACGTCAAGAAAACAGGCGATCAGCATGCAAAAGGAGATCTGAAAGCAGTTGGAGATCTAGATGGCAGAAAGGCTTCCAAGTTGTGGGATAAGGTCAAGAAGTTTGATTTGTTCCAGTGTGGTTCTCACTTTGACGCTGCTACTACCACCTGA
- the LOC125196913 gene encoding uncharacterized protein LOC125196913, giving the protein MEARTTASASHLLLYSTNKFRKQPNPFTPKASSSSEKKEKLEIRVCTNRTCRKQGSLDALQVLSGIAPPFVTVNSCGCLGRCGAGPNIVILPGGVFVGHCGTPSKAANVMAIVCGADNGDAESKCLEALALRKRADDEMAQADFAQAFALLSQAIELRPFGGLHIMYKERSAARLAMGDIGGAFEDVKEALIIAPCYPQAYLCEGDVYMAMDRFDKAEESYSIALDLDPSIRRSKSFKARIAKLQDKLSPAILG; this is encoded by the exons ATGGAAGCGAGAACCACTGCTTCCGCCTCCCATTTGCTCCTCTATTCCACTAATAAATTCAGAAAACAACCCAACCCATTCACACCAAAAGCTTCATCATCTTCAGAAAAGAAGGAAAAGCTCGAAATTAGAGTGTGCACAAACAGGACTTGCAGAAAGCAGGGCTCTTTGGATGCTCTGCAAGTTCTCTCCGGCATTGCGCCGCCGTTTGTAACGGTGAACTCATGCGGGTGCCTCGGGCGGTGCGGCGCCGGCCCCAATATCGTGATCCTTCCAGGGGGTGTGTTCGTGGGGCATTGTGGGACCCCCAGCAAGGCCGCAAATGTCATGGCAATTGTCTGCGGTGCTGACAATGGCGATGCTGAGAGCAAGTGTTTGGAGGCGCTGGCGTTGAGGAAGAGAGCTGATGATGAGATGGCCCAGGCTGATTTTGCGCAGGCTTTTGCTTTGCTGTCGCAG GCTATAGAGCTCAGACCATTTGGGGGTTTGCATATAATGTACAAGGAAAG GTCAGCTGCAAGGTTGGCGATGGGAGACATAGGTGGAGCGTTTGAGGACGTTAAAGAGGCTTTGATTATCGCACCTTGTTATCCTCAG GCATATCTTTGCGAAGGTGATGTTTATATGGCTATGGATCGATTTGACAAAGCTGAGGAGTCCTATTCAATTGCTTTAGATTTAGACCCATCCATTCGTCGTTCAAAGTCATTCAAG GCAAGAATAGCAAAGCTTCAAGATAAATTATCTCCTGCAATTTTGGGATGA